From the genome of Nitrospirota bacterium, one region includes:
- the radC gene encoding DNA repair protein RadC, protein MAEAVSEGQLHKGHRNRLRTRFLKEGLDSFEDHQVLELLLFQAVARRDTNPLAHKLIQRFGSLSAVLEADPKDLASVEGVSGNAAAFLSMIPHITRRYFHDRLRYSRKPLNTSEAAAEYLVPLMAGRSEEVFYVICLDSRLRVLYPALISEGTVKDALVHPRHVAEAAVRHKAASVILAHNHPAGSIKPSVHDHKLTRSLVQALGGIHVPVVDHIIVAGELIYSFSREGTLPGYESAG, encoded by the coding sequence GTCAGAGGGGCAATTGCACAAAGGTCATCGCAACCGTTTGCGTACGCGTTTTCTCAAAGAAGGCCTCGATAGCTTTGAGGATCATCAAGTGCTCGAACTGCTTCTCTTTCAGGCTGTTGCCCGGCGGGATACAAACCCTCTTGCTCACAAATTGATACAGCGGTTTGGCAGTCTTTCTGCGGTGCTTGAGGCCGATCCGAAGGATTTGGCATCTGTCGAAGGCGTCAGCGGCAATGCTGCTGCCTTTCTTTCGATGATCCCTCATATTACCCGCCGCTATTTCCATGATCGTCTCAGGTATTCCCGCAAGCCTCTTAATACCTCTGAAGCGGCTGCTGAATATCTTGTTCCTCTTATGGCAGGCCGCTCTGAAGAAGTATTTTATGTAATCTGTCTTGATTCCCGGCTCAGGGTTCTCTATCCGGCATTAATAAGTGAGGGCACGGTGAAGGATGCCCTTGTGCATCCACGGCATGTTGCAGAGGCTGCAGTAAGGCATAAGGCGGCTTCCGTAATTCTGGCGCACAATCACCCTGCAGGAAGCATTAAGCCATCTGTCCATGACCATAAACTGACCCGCAGTCTGGTGCAGGCCCTTGGAGGAATACATGTCCCGGTCGTTGATCACATTATTGTGGCAGGCGAGCTGATATATAGTTTTTCGAGAGAGGGCACATTGCCGGGGTATGAAAGTGCAGGGTAG